The Salvelinus namaycush isolate Seneca chromosome 16, SaNama_1.0, whole genome shotgun sequence genome has a segment encoding these proteins:
- the LOC120061532 gene encoding emerin-like isoform X3, translating into MAALSNKSDQEIKDLLDEYGIKHGPVVDTTRPLYEKKLKEAMAKAKVTVTKPSPDRTFYREDQEEVTYVTCQTPVRSEGPSGDGKPYMRSRPEYSERDRVDDKPYSRPEYSERNRVDDKPYSRPEYSERNRVDDKPYSRPEYSEIDRVDDKPYSRSKLEYRERDRVDDKPYSRSKPEYRERDRVDDKLYSRSRPEYSSGRQYIDEPHVYNTPSSSSSYSKPTPVMKSGGVVKKENTTSSGRLIPLWIQFLVFLIVAGFLYFIFTNMESAESSPFNKIQ; encoded by the exons ATGGCCGCACTGAGCAATAAATCTGACCAAGAAATCAAGGACCTGCTGGATGAGTATGGAATTAAGCATGGGCCTGTCGTCG ACACTACAAGACCACTGTATGAGAAGAAGCTGAAAGAAGCCATGGCCAAAGCCAAGGTCACTGTGACAAAACCATCCCCAGACAGAACCTTCTACAGAGAGGACC AGGAAGAAGTCACCTACGTTACCTGTCAGACACCA GTTAGAAGTGAGGGGCCTTCTGGAGATGGGAAACCCTACATGAGGTCAAGACCAGAGTACAGCGAGAGGGACCGTGTGGATGA TAAACCATATTCAAGACCCGAGTACAGCGAGAGAAACCGGGTGGATGA TAAACCCTATTCAAGACCCGAGTACAGCGAGAGAAACCGGGTGGATGA TAAACCCTATTCAAGACCAGAGTACAGCGAGATAGACCGGGTGGATGA TAAACCCTATTCAAGATCAAAACtagagtacagagagagggacCGGGTGGATGA TAAACCCTATTCAAGATCAAAAccagagtacagagagagggacCGGGTGGATGA TAAACTCTATTCGAGATCAAGACCAGAGTACAGCAGCGGAAGACAGTACATTGATGA GCCCCATGTCTACAACACACCGTCGTCTTCATCATCCTACTCCAAACCAACGCCCGTGATGAAGTCTGGAGGTGTCGTGAAGAAGGAAAACACGACGAGCTCTGGGAGACTGATCCCTCTCTGGATCCAGTTCCTGGTCTTCCTGATCGTAGCCGGGTTCCTCTACTTCATATTCACTAACATGGAGTCTGCAGAGAGTAGCCCCTTTAACAAAATCCAATGA
- the LOC120061532 gene encoding emerin-like isoform X2: protein MAALSNKSDQEIKDLLDEYGIKHGPVVDTTRPLYEKKLKEAMAKAKVTVTKPSPDRTFYREDQEEVTYVTCQTPVRSEGPSGDGKPYMRSRPEYSERDRVDDKPYSRPEYSERNRVDDKPYSRPEYSEIDRVDDKPYSRPEYSEIDRVDDKPYSRSKLEYRERDRVDDKPYSRSKPEYRERDRVDDKLYSRSRPEYSSGRQYIDEPHVYNTPSSSSSYSKPTPVMKSGGVVKKENTTSSGRLIPLWIQFLVFLIVAGFLYFIFTNMESAESSPFNKIQ from the exons ATGGCCGCACTGAGCAATAAATCTGACCAAGAAATCAAGGACCTGCTGGATGAGTATGGAATTAAGCATGGGCCTGTCGTCG ACACTACAAGACCACTGTATGAGAAGAAGCTGAAAGAAGCCATGGCCAAAGCCAAGGTCACTGTGACAAAACCATCCCCAGACAGAACCTTCTACAGAGAGGACC AGGAAGAAGTCACCTACGTTACCTGTCAGACACCA GTTAGAAGTGAGGGGCCTTCTGGAGATGGGAAACCCTACATGAGGTCAAGACCAGAGTACAGCGAGAGGGACCGTGTGGATGA TAAACCATATTCAAGACCCGAGTACAGCGAGAGAAACCGGGTGGATGA TAAACCCTATTCAAGACCAGAGTACAGCGAGATAGACCGGGTGGATGA TAAACCCTATTCAAGACCAGAGTACAGCGAGATAGACCGGGTGGATGA TAAACCCTATTCAAGATCAAAACtagagtacagagagagggacCGGGTGGATGA TAAACCCTATTCAAGATCAAAAccagagtacagagagagggacCGGGTGGATGA TAAACTCTATTCGAGATCAAGACCAGAGTACAGCAGCGGAAGACAGTACATTGATGA GCCCCATGTCTACAACACACCGTCGTCTTCATCATCCTACTCCAAACCAACGCCCGTGATGAAGTCTGGAGGTGTCGTGAAGAAGGAAAACACGACGAGCTCTGGGAGACTGATCCCTCTCTGGATCCAGTTCCTGGTCTTCCTGATCGTAGCCGGGTTCCTCTACTTCATATTCACTAACATGGAGTCTGCAGAGAGTAGCCCCTTTAACAAAATCCAATGA
- the LOC120061532 gene encoding serine-rich 25 kDa antigen protein-like isoform X1: protein MAALSNKSDQEIKDLLDEYGIKHGPVVDTTRPLYEKKLKEAMAKAKVTVTKPSPDRTFYREDQEEVTYVTCQTPVRSEGPSGDGKPYMRSRPEYSERDRVDDKPYSRPEYSERNRVDDKPYSRPEYSEIDRVDDKPYSRPEYSERNRVDDKPYSRPEYSEIDRVDDKPYSRSKLEYRERDRVDDKPYSRSKPEYRERDRVDDKLYSRSRPEYSSGRQYIDEPHVYNTPSSSSSYSKPTPVMKSGGVVKKENTTSSGRLIPLWIQFLVFLIVAGFLYFIFTNMESAESSPFNKIQ from the exons ATGGCCGCACTGAGCAATAAATCTGACCAAGAAATCAAGGACCTGCTGGATGAGTATGGAATTAAGCATGGGCCTGTCGTCG ACACTACAAGACCACTGTATGAGAAGAAGCTGAAAGAAGCCATGGCCAAAGCCAAGGTCACTGTGACAAAACCATCCCCAGACAGAACCTTCTACAGAGAGGACC AGGAAGAAGTCACCTACGTTACCTGTCAGACACCA GTTAGAAGTGAGGGGCCTTCTGGAGATGGGAAACCCTACATGAGGTCAAGACCAGAGTACAGCGAGAGGGACCGTGTGGATGA TAAACCATATTCAAGACCCGAGTACAGCGAGAGAAACCGGGTGGATGA TAAACCCTATTCAAGACCAGAGTACAGCGAGATAGACCGGGTGGATGA TAAACCCTATTCAAGACCCGAGTACAGCGAGAGAAACCGGGTGGATGA TAAACCCTATTCAAGACCAGAGTACAGCGAGATAGACCGGGTGGATGA TAAACCCTATTCAAGATCAAAACtagagtacagagagagggacCGGGTGGATGA TAAACCCTATTCAAGATCAAAAccagagtacagagagagggacCGGGTGGATGA TAAACTCTATTCGAGATCAAGACCAGAGTACAGCAGCGGAAGACAGTACATTGATGA GCCCCATGTCTACAACACACCGTCGTCTTCATCATCCTACTCCAAACCAACGCCCGTGATGAAGTCTGGAGGTGTCGTGAAGAAGGAAAACACGACGAGCTCTGGGAGACTGATCCCTCTCTGGATCCAGTTCCTGGTCTTCCTGATCGTAGCCGGGTTCCTCTACTTCATATTCACTAACATGGAGTCTGCAGAGAGTAGCCCCTTTAACAAAATCCAATGA
- the LOC120061532 gene encoding emerin-like isoform X6: MAALSNKSDQEIKDLLDEYGIKHGPVVDTTRPLYEKKLKEAMAKAKVTVTKPSPDRTFYREDQEEVTYVTCQTPVRSEGPSGDGKPYMRSRPEYSERDRVDDKPYSRPEYSERNRVDDKPYSRPEYSEIDRVDDKPYSRSKLEYRERDRVDDKPYSRSKPEYRERDRVDDKLYSRSRPEYSSGRQYIDEPHVYNTPSSSSSYSKPTPVMKSGGVVKKENTTSSGRLIPLWIQFLVFLIVAGFLYFIFTNMESAESSPFNKIQ, translated from the exons ATGGCCGCACTGAGCAATAAATCTGACCAAGAAATCAAGGACCTGCTGGATGAGTATGGAATTAAGCATGGGCCTGTCGTCG ACACTACAAGACCACTGTATGAGAAGAAGCTGAAAGAAGCCATGGCCAAAGCCAAGGTCACTGTGACAAAACCATCCCCAGACAGAACCTTCTACAGAGAGGACC AGGAAGAAGTCACCTACGTTACCTGTCAGACACCA GTTAGAAGTGAGGGGCCTTCTGGAGATGGGAAACCCTACATGAGGTCAAGACCAGAGTACAGCGAGAGGGACCGTGTGGATGA TAAACCATATTCAAGACCCGAGTACAGCGAGAGAAACCGGGTGGATGA TAAACCCTATTCAAGACCAGAGTACAGCGAGATAGACCGGGTGGATGA TAAACCCTATTCAAGATCAAAACtagagtacagagagagggacCGGGTGGATGA TAAACCCTATTCAAGATCAAAAccagagtacagagagagggacCGGGTGGATGA TAAACTCTATTCGAGATCAAGACCAGAGTACAGCAGCGGAAGACAGTACATTGATGA GCCCCATGTCTACAACACACCGTCGTCTTCATCATCCTACTCCAAACCAACGCCCGTGATGAAGTCTGGAGGTGTCGTGAAGAAGGAAAACACGACGAGCTCTGGGAGACTGATCCCTCTCTGGATCCAGTTCCTGGTCTTCCTGATCGTAGCCGGGTTCCTCTACTTCATATTCACTAACATGGAGTCTGCAGAGAGTAGCCCCTTTAACAAAATCCAATGA
- the si:ch211-150o23.3 gene encoding uncharacterized protein si:ch211-150o23.3: MLKILLVLCTLGCALVTWDGVNADGELLKMIPSADGVSFIRLVNGDSECSGRVEVFQRNQWGTVCDHGWDLREADVVCLELGCGLAENALRGAAFGRGSREIWLRHVQCSGHEASLTRCPRVLHSYLTCTHNNDAGVKCSGTLLMPTLSLLSPHTVFSAGEAVRFSCTVLLGHHLKDFHLYKRGIDTPLVTQRVDSAQTRVELTLSDQEATHQGSYSCLYRIKGSSPSSLLSSPPSNSINITVVELHTPLHWYNTSIEAPTGSVIKGHSFNITCSTEQQYPGGSFQLRLIRSKGTVRQSLPALSPFVTFAFLNAQRSNEGYYYCLYKVQLGGRTFMSRESQPLPISIRDPDPVLSPMVISWLASALTFLVALLIIIIIVARVLCKREKKPSELERETRTCVDNTYVALAIKL; encoded by the exons ATGCTGAAGATTCTCCTTGTCCTTTGTACGCTAG GCTGTGCTCTTGTTACTTGGGATGGAGTCAATGCAGACGGTGAATTGCTCAAAATGATACCCTCTGCAGATGGCGTGTCGTTCATCCGGCTCGTCAATGGGGACAGTGAGTGTTCGGGGCGTGTGGAGGTATTCCAGAGGAACCAGTGGGGGACGGTATGTGACCATGGCTGGGACCTGAGGGAGGCTGACGTGGTGTGCCTGGAGCTGGGCTGTGGGCTGGCTGAGAACGCCCTCCGTGGAGCTGCGTTTGGCAGGGGCTCCAGAGAGATCTGGCTGAGGCACGTCCAGTGCTCTGGCCACGAGGCGAGCCTGACGCGATGTCCCAGGGTCCTCCACAGTTACCTCACCTGCACCCATAATAATGACGCTGGGGTGAAATGCTCAG GTACACTGTTGATGCCCACCCTGTCCCTGCTCTCCCCTCACACTGTCTTCTCTGCCGGGGAGGCGGTTCGCTTCAGCTGTACTGTGCTACTGGGCCACCACCTGAAGGACTTCCACCTGTATAAGAGGGGCATAGACACCCCGTTGGTGACTCAGAGGGTGGACTCTGCCCAGACCAGGGTGGAGCTGACTCTGTCAGACCAAGAGGCTACACACCAGGGCAGCTACAGCTGTCTGTACAGGATCAAGGGCagctctccctcctccctgctcaGCTCTCCACCTAGCAACTCTATCAACATCACTGTGG TGGAGCTGCACACTCCTCTGCACTGGTACAACACGTCCATCGAGGCTCCCACAGGCTCTGTCATCAAAGGCCACAGCTTCAACATCACCTGCTCCACCGAGCAGCAGTACCCTGGAG GTTCTTTCCAGCTGCGTCTGATCCGTTCCAAAGGCACGGTACGACAGTCGCTGCCTGCCCTCTCGCCCTTCGTCACCTTCGCCTTTTTAAACGCACAGCGTTCCAACGAGGGCTACTATTACTGCCTCTACAAGGTCCAGCTGGGCGGGAGAACCTTCATGTCCCGGGAGAGCCAACCGCTCCCTATCTCCATCAGAG ACCCAGACCCAGTGTTGAGCCCTATGGTGATCAGCTGGCTGGCGTCTGCTCTGACCTTCCTCGTGgctctcctcatcatcatcatcatcgttgcCAGAGTGCTCTGCAAGAGGGAGAAGAAACCCtcggagctagagagagagaccagaacct GTGTGGACAACACTTACGTTGCCTTAGCAATAAAATTGTGA
- the LOC120061532 gene encoding serine-rich 25 kDa antigen protein-like isoform X4 — MAALSNKSDQEIKDLLDEYGIKHGPVVDTTRPLYEKKLKEAMAKAKVTVTKPSPDRTFYREDQEEVTYVTCQTPVRSEGPSGDGKPYMRSRPEYSERDRVDDKPYSRPEYSERNRVDDKPYSRPEYSEIDRVDDKPYSRPEYSERNRVDDKPYSRPEYSEIDRVDDKPYSRSKLEYRERDRVDDKLYSRSRPEYSSGRQYIDEPHVYNTPSSSSSYSKPTPVMKSGGVVKKENTTSSGRLIPLWIQFLVFLIVAGFLYFIFTNMESAESSPFNKIQ; from the exons ATGGCCGCACTGAGCAATAAATCTGACCAAGAAATCAAGGACCTGCTGGATGAGTATGGAATTAAGCATGGGCCTGTCGTCG ACACTACAAGACCACTGTATGAGAAGAAGCTGAAAGAAGCCATGGCCAAAGCCAAGGTCACTGTGACAAAACCATCCCCAGACAGAACCTTCTACAGAGAGGACC AGGAAGAAGTCACCTACGTTACCTGTCAGACACCA GTTAGAAGTGAGGGGCCTTCTGGAGATGGGAAACCCTACATGAGGTCAAGACCAGAGTACAGCGAGAGGGACCGTGTGGATGA TAAACCATATTCAAGACCCGAGTACAGCGAGAGAAACCGGGTGGATGA TAAACCCTATTCAAGACCAGAGTACAGCGAGATAGACCGGGTGGATGA TAAACCCTATTCAAGACCCGAGTACAGCGAGAGAAACCGGGTGGATGA TAAACCCTATTCAAGACCAGAGTACAGCGAGATAGACCGGGTGGATGA TAAACCCTATTCAAGATCAAAACtagagtacagagagagggacCGGGTGGATGA TAAACTCTATTCGAGATCAAGACCAGAGTACAGCAGCGGAAGACAGTACATTGATGA GCCCCATGTCTACAACACACCGTCGTCTTCATCATCCTACTCCAAACCAACGCCCGTGATGAAGTCTGGAGGTGTCGTGAAGAAGGAAAACACGACGAGCTCTGGGAGACTGATCCCTCTCTGGATCCAGTTCCTGGTCTTCCTGATCGTAGCCGGGTTCCTCTACTTCATATTCACTAACATGGAGTCTGCAGAGAGTAGCCCCTTTAACAAAATCCAATGA
- the LOC120061532 gene encoding emerin-like isoform X7: MAALSNKSDQEIKDLLDEYGIKHGPVVDTTRPLYEKKLKEAMAKAKVTVTKPSPDRTFYREDQEEVTYVTCQTPVRSEGPSGDGKPYMRSRPEYSERDRVDDKPYSRPEYSERNRVDDKPYSRSKLEYRERDRVDDKPYSRSKPEYRERDRVDDKLYSRSRPEYSSGRQYIDEPHVYNTPSSSSSYSKPTPVMKSGGVVKKENTTSSGRLIPLWIQFLVFLIVAGFLYFIFTNMESAESSPFNKIQ, from the exons ATGGCCGCACTGAGCAATAAATCTGACCAAGAAATCAAGGACCTGCTGGATGAGTATGGAATTAAGCATGGGCCTGTCGTCG ACACTACAAGACCACTGTATGAGAAGAAGCTGAAAGAAGCCATGGCCAAAGCCAAGGTCACTGTGACAAAACCATCCCCAGACAGAACCTTCTACAGAGAGGACC AGGAAGAAGTCACCTACGTTACCTGTCAGACACCA GTTAGAAGTGAGGGGCCTTCTGGAGATGGGAAACCCTACATGAGGTCAAGACCAGAGTACAGCGAGAGGGACCGTGTGGATGA TAAACCATATTCAAGACCCGAGTACAGCGAGAGAAACCGGGTGGATGA TAAACCCTATTCAAGATCAAAACtagagtacagagagagggacCGGGTGGATGA TAAACCCTATTCAAGATCAAAAccagagtacagagagagggacCGGGTGGATGA TAAACTCTATTCGAGATCAAGACCAGAGTACAGCAGCGGAAGACAGTACATTGATGA GCCCCATGTCTACAACACACCGTCGTCTTCATCATCCTACTCCAAACCAACGCCCGTGATGAAGTCTGGAGGTGTCGTGAAGAAGGAAAACACGACGAGCTCTGGGAGACTGATCCCTCTCTGGATCCAGTTCCTGGTCTTCCTGATCGTAGCCGGGTTCCTCTACTTCATATTCACTAACATGGAGTCTGCAGAGAGTAGCCCCTTTAACAAAATCCAATGA